In a single window of the Gossypium hirsutum isolate 1008001.06 chromosome D02, Gossypium_hirsutum_v2.1, whole genome shotgun sequence genome:
- the LOC107909631 gene encoding RNA-binding protein 25 isoform X1 yields MAESPSSPAALDTTNSQSKPDSDNPNPLPTQPDPSPSSTVSTQLQPNPNPSAPLVSPQPPPAVPSYSTPPPPISGAATAVPPAPPSFRPVPQFSPLPNFQPPGLQPPGVSSAPGSIPPPLMQYQVPAGQVPNPALRPFAPIPNGYAALPGAVPPGTMPPPGLLRYPSPYPAMIRPAFPPRPPGAIGVMPTVSRPPVPGARPIIPPVIRPAVPNVTPTEKPQTTVYIGKIAPTVDNDFMLSLLRLCGPVKSWKRPSNGTPKAFGLCDFESAEGVLRAVRLLSKFNIDGQELVVNVSQATKEYLEKYVEKKTENAKKLNEPPSAESEKEGENAVGDVKNESSSTSVEDPKKNSDSGNRENIMDIANSGIVTDEDREADRDASEKLAGMIEERLKTNPLPPPPPQTAPDGSGKSNSDLPAKSRDGNSDIDLMRNDGAEGKNDDETTSESKATTENDRPETSSPDRRYDRSRDREQDLKRDKEREIERLERETERERMRKEREQRRKIEEAEREYEKFLRDWEQREKDKEKQRQYEKEREKERERKRKKEIRYDEEDDDDEDSRKRLRRSVLEEKRRKRLREKEDDLADRLKEEKEIAEAKKRAEEEQLQLQQQRDALKLLSGRFANGAAKNVLAEEPSTESKDKAVEQHYERESSHENQISGDGNMQNGSVDESNVAFVSASDTRQSGNAPRKLGFGLVGSGKRTTVPSVFHEEEDDDAQKEKKMRPLVPIDYSTEELQAVQPGAPAPNLVAAAEFAKRISNVNTKEEKSDAERERSRHFYDKSSRDKDRNNEDSRNRDESKEKIPDRDRDREHGQDKVKTTDNQKLLDAKQLIDMIPKTKEELFSYEINWNVYDQHALHERMRPWISKKITEFLGEEEKTLVDYIVSGTQEHVKASQMLELLQSILDEEAEMFVLKMWRMLIFEIKKVETGLALRSRS; encoded by the exons ATGGCCGAATCTCCCTCGTCTCCAGCCGCCCTAGACACAACCAATTCCCAATCTAAACCCGACTCCGATAATCCTAATCCACTACCAACCCAACCCGATCCATCTCCTTCCTCTACCGTATCAACACAGCTCCAaccaaaccctaaccctagcgcCCCCCTGGTATCTCCTCAACCTCCTCCCGCCGTTCCTTCCTACTCGACTCCTCCACCGCCGATCTCCGGAGCTGCCACAGCCGTCCCCCCGGCGCCTCCTTCGTTCCGTCCGGTCCCGCAGTTTTCACCGTTACCGAATTTTCAACCTCCTGGCTTGCAGCCGCCCGGCGTGAGTTCGGCTCCTGGTTCTATTCCGCCGCCGTTGATGCAGTACCAGGTGCCTGCGGGTCAGGTTCCGAATCCTGCTCTTAGACCGTTTGCTCCGATTCCAAATGGATATGCAGCGCTACCGGGAGCTGTTCCTCCGGGCACCATGCCTCCTCCGG GACTTCTTCGCTATCCCTCTCCTTACCCAGCAATGATTCGGCCTGCATTCCCTCCACGCCCACCTGGAGCTATTGGTGTGATGCCAACAGTTTCACGGCCTCCTGTTCCTGGTGCTCGCCCAATTATTCCTCCTGTCATTAGACCAGCTGTTCCTAATGTTACTCCAACAGAGAAACCACAAACAACAGTTTATATTGGCAAGATAGCACCAACAGTGGACAACGACTTCATGCTTTCTCTCCTTCGT CTTTGTGGACCTGTCAAGAGTTGGAAACGCCCCTCTAATGGGACACCAAAAGCATTTGGGCTTTGTGATTTTGAGTCTGCTGAAGGGGTTCTTCGTGCAGTGCGCCTACTTAGCAAATTTAATATTGACGGACAAGAACTAGTG GTAAACGTTAGTCAAGCAACAAAGGAATATCTGGAGAAGTATGTTGAAAAGAAAACTGAAAACGCAAAGAAACTAAATGAACCTCCATCTGCAGAGTCTGAGAAGGAAGGTGAAAATGCAGTAGGTGATGTGAAGAATGAATCTTCATCAACTTCTGTTGAGGATCCAAAGAAGAACAGTGACAGTGGCAACAGAGAAAATATTATGGACATTGCCAACTCTGGCATTGTCACTGATGAAGACCGTGAGGCTGATCGAGATGCTTCAGAGAAGCTTGCTGGCATGATTGAGGAGAGGTTAAAGACCAATCCTCTCCCACCACCTCCTCCACAAACTGCTCCTGATGGTTCTGGGAAATCAAATTCAGATTTGCCTGCTAAATCAAGGGATGGGAACTCTGATattgatttaatgagaaatg ATGGAGCTGAAGGTAAAAATGATGATGAGACTACCAGTGAGAGCAAAGCGACAACTGAAAATGATCGACCTGAGACAAGCTCACCTGATCGTAGATATGATAGGAGTAGAGACAGAGAGCAAGATCTTAAGAGGGACAAGGAGCGTGAAATTGAAAGATTAGAAAGAGAAACAGAGCGTGAAAGGATGAGAAAAGAGAGGGAACAGAGAAGGAAGATTGAGGAGGCAGAGCGTGAGTATGAAAAATTTCTTAGAGACTGGGAGCAAAGAGAAAAGGATAAGGAGAAGCAGAGACAGTATGAGAAGGAGAGGGAGAAAGAGAGGGAGCGCAAACGAAAGAAGGAGATTCGctatgatgaagaagatgatgacgaTGAAGATTCAAGAAAAAGGCTGCGTAGGAGTGTTTTGGAGGAAAAGAGGAGGAAGAGATTGCGGGAGAAGGAGGATGACTTGGCTGATAGactcaaagaagagaaagaaattgCTGAGGCCAAGAAAAGGGCAGAGGAGGAGCAGTTGCAATTGCAGCAGCAACGAGATGCGTTAAAGCTTTTGTCTGGTCGCTTTGCAAATGGAGCTGCAAAGAACGTGTTGGCTGAAGAACCTAGCACTGAAAGCAAAGATAAGGCAGTTGAACAGCATTATGAGCGCGAATCAAGTCATGAAAACCAGATATCTG GAGATGGGAATATGCAAAATGGTTCAGTTGATGAATCAAATGTGGCCTTTGTTTCTGCATCAGATACACGGCAGAGTGGGAATGCACCGAGGAAGTTAGGTTTTGGTCTTGTTGGATCTGGAAAGCGGACTACTGTCCCATCTGTTTTCCATGAGGAGGAAGATGATGATGCACAGAAGGAGAAGAAAATGAGGCCCCTGGTTCCCATTGATTACTCTACTGAGGAACTGCAGGCTGTCCAACCTGGCGCACCAGCACCAAATCTGGTTGCAGCTGCTGAATTTGCAAAGCGAATATCAAATGTTAACACTAAAGAGGAAAAGTCTGATGCAGAAAGAGAGCGAAGCAGACATTTTTATGATAAATCTAGTAGGGATAAAGATCGTAATAATGAGGACAGTCGCAACAGAGATGAGAGCAAAGAGAAGATCCCTGATCGGGATAGAGACAGGGAACATGGACAGGATAAGGTGAAAACAACAGATAACCAGAAGCTTTTGGATGCCAAACAACTAATTGATATGATTCCAAAGACCAAGGAGGAACTATTTTCATACGAGATAAACTGGAATGTGTATGATCAG CATGCATTGCATGAGAGAATGAGACCCTGGATCTCAAAGAAAATTACGGAGTTTTTGGGAGAAGAAGAGAAAACTCTGGTTGATTACATTGTGTCGGGTACTCAGGAACATGTTAAGGCTTCCCAAATGCTGGAGCTGCTGCAGTCTATATTAGATGAAGAAGCGGAGATGTTTGTGCTTAAGATGTGGAGGATGCTGATATTTGAGATTAAAAAAGTAGAAACTGGCCTGGCTTTGCGGTCGAGATCCTGA
- the LOC107907851 gene encoding probable receptor-like protein kinase At5g18500, which yields MGMDLAFPFMNVFVLFATLDFAFSLGSVGNCILDIKNPSPTTEPNCELGNWGGFINSSCCGGAFEQYLLALGRRASLTNAIYLNSTQQSNCLTAMASFEKDVYGCGIQKLTSGASSCSDYTITDVIDKLGDRFRNFQEDCKVLGTGRGVEHLCNSCLRRWEEINGSSDYKQQPASEDDDDICRFAALVSMISNRVEDENWVYAVFQCLRGSAFSLDEHEGTANGNIHKRGNLNNNHQQSEFQITNRHCSSSSSYSTESDFSKNAGSQKISIKELYSATNYFNASNFIGQGIAGKVYKGLLSNGQYVAIKHIINDGQIETFVREVRSLSHIKHPNLVALVGYCENEDECFLVYELCHHGNLSEWLYGKDKGLSWIQRLKIAIDSARGLWFLHTYPEGSIVHRDIKPTNILINDKFQAKLADFGLSKVMDIGQSHVSSEVRGTFGYVDPEYRRNHRVNVSGDVYSFGIVLLQLLSGQRVLNMNLHRPLPLSKMAKVLTRDGDTTKFADPKLNGEYSLEAFDLVLKLALSCIGIKQERPSMEQVVLRLQKALNISIQAKPVASRGKIIY from the exons ATGGGCATGGATTTAGCATTTCCCTTCATGAATGTCTTTGTTTTGTTTGCCACACTTGATTTTGCTTTTTCTCTGGGTTCAGTAGGTAATTGCATTCTTGATATTAAAAACCCTTCCCCCACCACCGAGCCAAATTGCGAATTAGGCAATTGGGGTGGGTTCATCAATAGCAGTTGCTGTGGAGGAGCCTTTGAACAATACCTTCTTGCACTTGGGCGGCGAGCAAGCCTTACAAATGCCATTTACTTGAATTCCACGCAACAAAGCAACTGCTTAACAGCAATGGCGAGCTTCGAGAAAGATGTATACGGCTGTGGTATTCAGAAGCTAACAAGTGGAGCCAGCAGCTGTTCGGACTATACCATCACCGATGTTATTGATAAGCTAGGAGATAGATTCCGAAACTTTCAAGAAGATTGTAAGGTGTTAGGCACCGGTCGCGGAGTGGAACATTTGTGCAATTCATGTTTGAGAAGATGGGAAGAGATTAATGGATCATCAGACTATAAACAGCAACCTGCTAGTGAGGATGATGATGATATATGTAGATTTGCAGCATTGGTATCCATGATAAGCAATAGGGTTGAGGATGAGAACTGGGTCTATGCAGTCTTTCAATGCCTCAGAGGAAGTGCTTTTTCCTTGG ATGAACATGAAGGCACAGCTAACGGTAATATCCATAAAAGAGGTAATCTCAACAACAACCATCAGCAGTCTGAGTTTCAA ATTACTAATCGACATTGCTCATCGTCGTCTTCTTATTCTACAGAATCGGATTTCTCCAAGAATGCTGGCTCTCAGAAGATTTCAATCAAAGAACTTTATTCAGCAACAAACTATTTCAATGCATCAAACTTCATTGGCCAAGGCATAGCTG GAAAAGTATACAAGGGTCTTCTCTCAAATGGTCAGTACGTTGCGATTAAGCACATCATCAATGATGGACAGATAGAAACCTTCGTGAGGGAGGTCAGAAGCCTATCTCATATCAAGCATCCgaatcttgtagctttggttggCTATTGTGAGAATGAAGATGAATGCTTCCTAGTCTATGAACTGTGCCATCATGGGAACCTATCAGAGTGGCTATATG GGAAGGATAAAGGTCTTTCATGGATTCAAAGACTAAAGATTGCAATTGACAGTGCAAGGGGACTCTGGTTTCTCCACACTTACCCAGAAGGCAGCATTGTTCATCGTGATATCAAG CCAACAAATATCCTAATCAATGATAAATTTCAAGCAAAACTAGCAGATTTCGGTTTGTCTAAAGTTATGGACATAGGCCAATCCCATGTGAGCTCAGAAGTGAGAGGAACGTTTGGTTATGTTGATCCCGAGTACCGTAGAAACCACCGTGTGAATGTCTCCGGGGATGTTTACAGTTTTGGTATAGTACTTCTTCAACTTTTGTCAGGGCAGAGGGTGCTTAATATGAATCTTCACAGACCATTGCCTCTAAGTAAAATG GCAAAAGTACTCACTAGGGACGGGGACACAACCAAGTTTGCAGACCCGAAACTTAATGGGGAATACTCGTTAGAAGCTTTCGACCTTGTGCTCAAGCTAGCTTTGTCATGCATAGGGATAAAGCAGGAAAGGCCATCCATGGAGCAGGTGGTGTTAAGACTACAAAAAGCACTTAATATCTCAATACAAGCAAAGCCAGTTGCATCCCGTGGAAAAATCATATACTAG
- the LOC107909631 gene encoding RNA-binding protein 25 isoform X2, whose translation MIRPAFPPRPPGAIGVMPTVSRPPVPGARPIIPPVIRPAVPNVTPTEKPQTTVYIGKIAPTVDNDFMLSLLRLCGPVKSWKRPSNGTPKAFGLCDFESAEGVLRAVRLLSKFNIDGQELVVNVSQATKEYLEKYVEKKTENAKKLNEPPSAESEKEGENAVGDVKNESSSTSVEDPKKNSDSGNRENIMDIANSGIVTDEDREADRDASEKLAGMIEERLKTNPLPPPPPQTAPDGSGKSNSDLPAKSRDGNSDIDLMRNDGAEGKNDDETTSESKATTENDRPETSSPDRRYDRSRDREQDLKRDKEREIERLERETERERMRKEREQRRKIEEAEREYEKFLRDWEQREKDKEKQRQYEKEREKERERKRKKEIRYDEEDDDDEDSRKRLRRSVLEEKRRKRLREKEDDLADRLKEEKEIAEAKKRAEEEQLQLQQQRDALKLLSGRFANGAAKNVLAEEPSTESKDKAVEQHYERESSHENQISGDGNMQNGSVDESNVAFVSASDTRQSGNAPRKLGFGLVGSGKRTTVPSVFHEEEDDDAQKEKKMRPLVPIDYSTEELQAVQPGAPAPNLVAAAEFAKRISNVNTKEEKSDAERERSRHFYDKSSRDKDRNNEDSRNRDESKEKIPDRDRDREHGQDKVKTTDNQKLLDAKQLIDMIPKTKEELFSYEINWNVYDQHALHERMRPWISKKITEFLGEEEKTLVDYIVSGTQEHVKASQMLELLQSILDEEAEMFVLKMWRMLIFEIKKVETGLALRSRS comes from the exons ATGATTCGGCCTGCATTCCCTCCACGCCCACCTGGAGCTATTGGTGTGATGCCAACAGTTTCACGGCCTCCTGTTCCTGGTGCTCGCCCAATTATTCCTCCTGTCATTAGACCAGCTGTTCCTAATGTTACTCCAACAGAGAAACCACAAACAACAGTTTATATTGGCAAGATAGCACCAACAGTGGACAACGACTTCATGCTTTCTCTCCTTCGT CTTTGTGGACCTGTCAAGAGTTGGAAACGCCCCTCTAATGGGACACCAAAAGCATTTGGGCTTTGTGATTTTGAGTCTGCTGAAGGGGTTCTTCGTGCAGTGCGCCTACTTAGCAAATTTAATATTGACGGACAAGAACTAGTG GTAAACGTTAGTCAAGCAACAAAGGAATATCTGGAGAAGTATGTTGAAAAGAAAACTGAAAACGCAAAGAAACTAAATGAACCTCCATCTGCAGAGTCTGAGAAGGAAGGTGAAAATGCAGTAGGTGATGTGAAGAATGAATCTTCATCAACTTCTGTTGAGGATCCAAAGAAGAACAGTGACAGTGGCAACAGAGAAAATATTATGGACATTGCCAACTCTGGCATTGTCACTGATGAAGACCGTGAGGCTGATCGAGATGCTTCAGAGAAGCTTGCTGGCATGATTGAGGAGAGGTTAAAGACCAATCCTCTCCCACCACCTCCTCCACAAACTGCTCCTGATGGTTCTGGGAAATCAAATTCAGATTTGCCTGCTAAATCAAGGGATGGGAACTCTGATattgatttaatgagaaatg ATGGAGCTGAAGGTAAAAATGATGATGAGACTACCAGTGAGAGCAAAGCGACAACTGAAAATGATCGACCTGAGACAAGCTCACCTGATCGTAGATATGATAGGAGTAGAGACAGAGAGCAAGATCTTAAGAGGGACAAGGAGCGTGAAATTGAAAGATTAGAAAGAGAAACAGAGCGTGAAAGGATGAGAAAAGAGAGGGAACAGAGAAGGAAGATTGAGGAGGCAGAGCGTGAGTATGAAAAATTTCTTAGAGACTGGGAGCAAAGAGAAAAGGATAAGGAGAAGCAGAGACAGTATGAGAAGGAGAGGGAGAAAGAGAGGGAGCGCAAACGAAAGAAGGAGATTCGctatgatgaagaagatgatgacgaTGAAGATTCAAGAAAAAGGCTGCGTAGGAGTGTTTTGGAGGAAAAGAGGAGGAAGAGATTGCGGGAGAAGGAGGATGACTTGGCTGATAGactcaaagaagagaaagaaattgCTGAGGCCAAGAAAAGGGCAGAGGAGGAGCAGTTGCAATTGCAGCAGCAACGAGATGCGTTAAAGCTTTTGTCTGGTCGCTTTGCAAATGGAGCTGCAAAGAACGTGTTGGCTGAAGAACCTAGCACTGAAAGCAAAGATAAGGCAGTTGAACAGCATTATGAGCGCGAATCAAGTCATGAAAACCAGATATCTG GAGATGGGAATATGCAAAATGGTTCAGTTGATGAATCAAATGTGGCCTTTGTTTCTGCATCAGATACACGGCAGAGTGGGAATGCACCGAGGAAGTTAGGTTTTGGTCTTGTTGGATCTGGAAAGCGGACTACTGTCCCATCTGTTTTCCATGAGGAGGAAGATGATGATGCACAGAAGGAGAAGAAAATGAGGCCCCTGGTTCCCATTGATTACTCTACTGAGGAACTGCAGGCTGTCCAACCTGGCGCACCAGCACCAAATCTGGTTGCAGCTGCTGAATTTGCAAAGCGAATATCAAATGTTAACACTAAAGAGGAAAAGTCTGATGCAGAAAGAGAGCGAAGCAGACATTTTTATGATAAATCTAGTAGGGATAAAGATCGTAATAATGAGGACAGTCGCAACAGAGATGAGAGCAAAGAGAAGATCCCTGATCGGGATAGAGACAGGGAACATGGACAGGATAAGGTGAAAACAACAGATAACCAGAAGCTTTTGGATGCCAAACAACTAATTGATATGATTCCAAAGACCAAGGAGGAACTATTTTCATACGAGATAAACTGGAATGTGTATGATCAG CATGCATTGCATGAGAGAATGAGACCCTGGATCTCAAAGAAAATTACGGAGTTTTTGGGAGAAGAAGAGAAAACTCTGGTTGATTACATTGTGTCGGGTACTCAGGAACATGTTAAGGCTTCCCAAATGCTGGAGCTGCTGCAGTCTATATTAGATGAAGAAGCGGAGATGTTTGTGCTTAAGATGTGGAGGATGCTGATATTTGAGATTAAAAAAGTAGAAACTGGCCTGGCTTTGCGGTCGAGATCCTGA